Within Campylobacter sp. RM16189, the genomic segment ATATCATCATATATCTCTTTGATACCGTTTTCTTTTGCTTTTTTGCATAATAGCGTTAATGCTATCTTTCCATATCCTTTTTTACGGTAAGGTGCGTATATGATAACGTTTGTAACATATATACTTCTTTTATTATCAAAGTGATAAGCTACTT encodes:
- a CDS encoding GNAT family N-acetyltransferase, with translation VAYHFDNKRSIYVTNVIIYAPYRKKGYGKIALTLLCKKAKENGIKEIYDDIAIDNPAINLFLSCGFKEEYRATEYVMLKKVLVD